A region of Rhodamnia argentea isolate NSW1041297 chromosome 9, ASM2092103v1, whole genome shotgun sequence DNA encodes the following proteins:
- the LOC115748654 gene encoding proline iminopeptidase yields MLILHAPLSLIKPLRFFTFAHSTVSLSQRPHPTVIKFSRRFASMADSSASNGDTSPEHVSGEWHSVPELRLRDHRFTVPLDYSADRNISQKISVFAREVVAVGKEEQQLPYLLYLQGGPGFESPRPTESSGWLHRACEEFRVILMDQRGTGLSTPLTVSSMLQIKSAENLANYLINFRADNIVNDAEFIRVRLVPEAGPWTILGQSFGGFCAVTYLSFAPQGLKQVLITGGIPPIANGCTADAVYKASSEQVTLQSEKYYKRFPQDAEVVREVVKYLAESEGGGVILPSGGILTPRGLQTLGFSGLGFSGSFERLHYMLERVWDPILVPGESKQISYFFLKTFENLLGLDTNPLFALLHEPIYCQGASSEWSAHRLIGEDESKFDAIKAAKEGRPVLFTGEMIFPWMFDEIHVLKPFKEAAQILAEKKDWPPLYDVIALANNKVPVAAAVYYEDMFVNFKLSMETASQIAGIRLWVTNEYMHSGLRDGGGRVLEHLMAMLNGKKPLF; encoded by the exons ATGCTGATTCTCCACGCGCCGCTTTCTTTGATAAAGCCACTCCGGTTCTTCACTTTTGCGCACTCTACCGTGTCGCTGAGCCAACGCCCTCACCCGACGGTAATTAAGTTCTCTCGAAGATTCGCGTCCATGGCGGATTCCAGCGCCTCCAATGGCGACACCTCGCCGGAGCACGTCTCCGGAGAGTGGCATTCGGTGCCTGAGCTACGGCTCCGGGACCATCGCTTCACCGTTCCCCTCGATTATTCGGCAGATCGGAACATCTCGCAGAAGATCTCGGTCTTCGCTCGCGAAGTCGTTGCGG TTGGGAAAGAAGAGCAACAACTGCCATACTTGTTGTATCTACAAGGCGGACCTGGTTTTGAGTCCCCAAGACCCACTGAATCCAGCGGATGGCTACACAGAGCGTGTGAAGAATTTCGTGTAATCTTGATGGATCAG CGCGGGACAGGCTTATCTACTCCACTGACTGTTTCATCGATGTTGCAAATAAAATCTGCAGAGAACCTGGctaattatttgataaattttcggGCGGATAATATTGTGAATGATGCTGAGTTTATTCGTGTGCGTCTTGTTCCTGAAGCTGGACCTTGGACAATTCTGGGTCAG AGTTTCGGCGGTTTTTGTGCAGTAACTTATTTAAGTTTTGCTCCTCAAGGACTCAAACAAGTTCTTATAACTGGTGGAATCCCACCCATTGCAAATGGATGCACTGCAGATGCTGTATATAAAGCAAGCTCAGAGCAGGTTACTCTTCAAAGTGAGAAGTACTACAAGAGGTTTCCTCAGGATGCAGAAGTTGTTCGTGAAGTTGTAAAGTATTTGGCAGAATCTGAAGGTGGTGGG GTGATTCTTCCTTCTGGTGGCATCTTAACACCCAGGGGTTTGCAAACTCTCGGTTTTTCTGGCTTAGGATTCAGTGGTAGCTTTGAGCGATTGCACTACAT GCTTGAGAGGGTTTGGGATCCTATTTTAGTACCTGGGGAATCAAAGCAAATCAGCTACTTCTTCTTGAAAACT TTTGAGAATTTGTTGGGTTTAGATACAAATCCTCTTTTTGCTCTTCTACATGAGCCCATATACTGTCAG GGTGCTTCATCAGAGTGGTCTGCTCATAGATTGATAGGTGAAGATGAAAGCAAGTTTGATGCCATAAAGGCGGCAAAAGAAGGTCGTCCTGTTCTTTTTACAGGAGAG ATGATTTTCCCATGGATGTTTGACGAAATTCATGTCCTAAAGCCATTCAAAGAAGCTGCTCAGATATTGGCAGAGAAGAAGGATTGGCCTCCACTTTACGATGTCATTGCTCTCGCCAATAACAAG GTACCTGTAGCAGCCGCAGTCTATTACGAAGATATGTTTGTCAATTTCAAGTTGTCGATGGAGACAGCTTCTCAAATAGCTGGTATCAGACTATGGGTAACCAACGAATACATGCATTCTGGTCTACGCGATGGGGGTGGTCGGGTTCTGGAACACCTGATGGCCATGTTGAATGGAAAGAAGCCTTTGTTCTAA
- the LOC115748660 gene encoding WRKY transcription factor 22-like, translating into MEVDWDLHAVVRGCITSSSAAAAASSVREHRLEPASCAPFSAVEGSDSVPFETRKGVFLEELHELYKPFLPPYEPLLSHRNNPVSSPLAVEGAKGSSSANLMQKRPFQSASAIAPPPPFKASSHAPRSKKRKSQMKVVRQVPAEKVSSDEWAWRKYGQKPIKGSPYPRSYYRCSSSKGCLARKQVERNRSDPEIFIVTYTSEHNHPAPTHRSSLAGSTRPKTLTPETEVSVDSAATATTNPVTSAEEEAVLAPQSTSSESGEEKEDSQSSGMLDNDGEDESGSSGVAVSDDFFAGLEGLLGSHDGDSFPDLSQSWFGFSWSAGDAVTAGGRS; encoded by the exons ATGGAGGTCGATTGGGATCTGCATGCGGTGGTCAGAGGCTGCAtaacctcctcctccgccgctgccgccgcgtCATCGGTGAGGGAGCATCGCCTTGAACCCGCTTCCTGCGCTCCCTTCTCCGCAGTGGAAGGTTCAGATTCGGTGCCCTTCGAGACCAGGAAAGGCGTCTTTCTGGAGGAGCTCCACGAGCTTTACAAGCCCTTCTTGCCCCCATATGAACCTCTGCTCTCGCATCGCAACAACCCCGTCTCATCTCCTCTTGCAGTTGAAGGCGCGAAGGGCTCCTCGAGTGCTAATCTGATGCAAAAGAGGCCATTTCAGAGTGCTTCTGCAATTGCTCCTCCGCCTCCGTTCAAAGCAAGCTCTCACGCTCCCAGATCCAAGAAAAG GAAGAGCCAGATGAAGGTGGTTCGTCAAGTTCCTGCAGAGAAAGTCTCTTCGGACGAGTGGGCTTGGCGGAAATACGGTCAAAAACCCATCAAAGGCTCTCCATATCCAAG GAGCTATTACAGATGCAGTAGCTCCAAGGGGTGCTTGGCCCGGAAGCAAGTAGAGCGGAACAGATCCGACCCGGAAATCTTCATAGTCACCTACACGTCGGAGCACAACCATCCTGCACCAACGCACCGGAGCTCACTCGCCGGCTCTACGCGCCCCAAGACCTTGACGCCCGAAACCGAGGTCAGCGTTGACTCCGCTGCAACTGCGACTACAAACCCAGTAACTTCAGCCGAAGAAGAGGCGGTGCTTGCTCCACAAAGCACCAGCAGTGAAAGcggagaagagaaggaagacaGTCAAAGCAGTGGCATGCTGGACAACGACGGAGAAGACGAGTCTGGGTCGTCTGGTGTGGCTGTCAGCGACGATTTCTTCGCGGGTCTGGAGGGACTATTAGGTTCTCACGATGGAGATTCATTTCCGGATCTGTCTCAGTCATGGTTTGGCTTTTCTTGGTCAGCCGGCGATGCAGTCACTGCCGGCGGCCGTAGCTGA
- the LOC115748650 gene encoding probable WRKY transcription factor 24 — MERQEAALPPPLRQIPLPPPLPQNPPYLVADSSSHPPPIDHQLLADINNLVSLASGITSAGFNERNTLRGDAARHEASLVMSEYATAAMEEITERTLEKRSKAATSSRTRKAASPRFEFQTRTEDDVLDDGYRWRKYGQKAVKNSTHPRSYYRCAHTTCNVKKQVQRLSEDTGIVVTTYEGVHNHPSEKIMETLSPLLRQIQLLSGFSPDK; from the exons ATGGAACGACAAGAAGCTGCTCTTCCTCCACCTTTGCGACAGATCCCGTTGCCGCCGCCGCTACCTCAAAACCCTCCCTACCTTGTCGCCGATTCCTCATCGCACCCACCTCCTATAGACCACCAACTCCTGGCCGACATAAACAATTTGGTTAGTCTTGCTTCTGGTATTACTAGTGCTGGGTTCAATGAACGAAATACCCTTCGTGGGGACGCCGCCCGCCATGAAGCTTCTTTAGTGATGTCTGAGTATGCAACGGCAGCCATGGAAGAGATCACAGAGAGGACATTGGAGAAGCGATCTAAGGCTGCCACGAGCAGTAGAACTCGAAAGGCGGCGAGCCCGAGGTTTGAGTTCCAAACGAGGACCGAGGACGACGTCCTCGACGATGGCTATCGTTGGAGGAAATACGGGCAGAAAGCTGTCAAGAACAGCACACACCCCAG GAGCTATTATCGCTGCGCGCACACCACGTGCAACGTGAAGAAACAAGTGCAAAGGTTGTCCGAGGACACGGGCATCGTCGTGACAACTTACGAAGGCGTTCACAACCATCCCTCCGAGAAGATAATGGAAACCCTATCTCCACTGCTGAGGCAGATTCAATTACTCTCCGGGTTTTCCCCTGACAAGTAA
- the LOC115748621 gene encoding late embryogenesis abundant protein Lea14-A — translation MSEWLEKAKNFLAEKVANVPMPEPSVTDVDLKHVSRECVEYNAKVSVKNPYGHSLPICEIIYSLKSAGREIASGKIPDPGSLKASDTTMLDVPVKTPYSILVSLARDIGPDWDIDYQLDIGLVIDLPVIGNITIPVSTKGEIKLPTLSDIF, via the exons ATGTCGGAGTGGCTGGAGAAGGCGAAGAACTTCTTGGCCGAGAAGGTGGCCAACGTCCCGATGCCGGAGCCTTCCGTCACCGACGTCGATCTCAAGCACGTCTCCCGCGAGTGCGTCGAGTACAACGCCAAGGTCTCCGTCAAGAACCCCTACGGCCACTCCCTCCCCATCTGCGAGATCATTTACTCTCTCAAAAGCGCCGGCAG GGAGATAGCTTCGGGGAAGATACCGGATCCGGGGTCGCTGAAGGCGAGCGACACGACGATGCTGGACGTGCCGGTGAAGACGCCGTACAGCATACTGGTGAGCCTGGCGAGGGACATCGGGCCGGATTGGGACATCGACTACCAGCTCGACATCGGCCTCGTCATCGATCTCCCCGTGATTGGGAACATCACCATCCCCGTCTCTACCAAGGGCGAGATCAAGCTCCCCACGCTTTCCGACATCTTCTGA